TGCAAGCCTGCGATCGGGCTGATGCGGCTGAGATCGAAGCCGAACGCATCCTGTTTCCAGAGCAGGCCGGTTTGCGCCACCGTCGCCCCGGTGGCCATGACGAGCACGCAGGCCAGGACCGGCAGGAGGATGATCAGCGAATCGGACCCCATCTTGAGCATCGCAGCCTGGAGCATTTCGGCAGTGGCGGCGGACCAGGACCGCGGATCGGCGGCCATGCTCCACCATTCGCGCAGGATGCGGAGGAGGGCCTGAATGGTCGCTTCCGAAGTCAACGACAACACGCCCAAGGCCGCCATGAGAACCAGCGCCATCGACAGGTCCCGGCTGAACGGGACCTGTCCCTTGCGCCGCGCCTCGGCTTTGCGCCGTGCGCTCGCCGGTTCCGTTCGCGCGCCCGCCTGCTCAGCCATGTCCCATGGCCCTCATCAGGTCCAGGATGCTCTCATGCAGCTTCAGAAATTCCGTTTCGCACAGGCTCGCGATCGCCGGCAGGGCCAGGCCGAGGACGAACAGCCCGCAGAGAATTGTCAGGGGAAAACTCAGCACGAACACGTTCAGTTGCGGGACGGTCCTCCCCAGCAAGGCCAGCACGAGATTGACCACCAACGTCACCACCAATACCGGCGCCGCCAGCTTGAGAGCGACGAGAAACCCGCCCTCGAAGAGCCGCACGACCTCGTCGCCCATGGTCTCTGACAGTCTCGCGCCGAATGGAGGAATCAACCGGAAGCTCTCGCCGATCGCATGGACGACCAGCACATGCGCGTTCAGGGACAGGAAGATCAGCGAAGCCAGCACCGTGTGCAATTGCCCGATGAGCGGAACGTTGTGCGACATGACAGGGTCGAAGAGTTGGACGATGCTGAATCCCATCTGGCTGCCGACAAGTTCCCCGGCCACCTCGAAGCTCGCGAACAGACTCCGCACGGCCAGGCCGATCACCAGCCCGATCAGAAACTCCGCGATCAGACCGAGCAGGAACAGCGACGTATCGGCAGGCCACGAGGCCGCGCCGACGAAGGGCACCAGAACCAACGCCAGCGCGACCGCCAGTCCCGCCTTGACCTGACCCGGCAACGACCGGCTGCCGAGCATCGGCATCGCCGCCAGGATCGTCCCGATGCGGATCAGCACCACCACAAAGGTCTGAAAGTGCGGCAGGCCGAGCTGAATCGTTTGCGTCATCGAGTGAGAGCCCTACCGTGCATATTGCGGGATCGTGATGAGCAGATGCGTCATGAACCCGGTCAGCACCCGGATCATCCAGGGAAAGAACAGCATCGTCGCGAGAAAGACGCCAAGGATCTTCGGCACAAACGAGAGCGTGGCTTCGTTGATCTGCGTCAAGGCCTGAAAGAGGCTCACCAGCAAGCCGATCACGAGACTCATCCCGAGCATGGGCGCCGCCACCAGCAACGTGGTCTCCACCGCCCCGCGTCCGATCTCCACCACCATGTCCGGCGTCATCGTTCTGTGCTCCTGTGGTTCACCGCGCTAGTCGCTGCCCGTCATCCGTCAAACGTCAATCGTCATTCGTAGGAAGAGCTGCCTGCCGCTTCCTCTGCGTTTCGGTTGACGCTTGACGATTGACATCTCTGCC
The DNA window shown above is from Nitrospira tepida and carries:
- the fliR gene encoding flagellar biosynthetic protein FliR, which produces MTQTIQLGLPHFQTFVVVLIRIGTILAAMPMLGSRSLPGQVKAGLAVALALVLVPFVGAASWPADTSLFLLGLIAEFLIGLVIGLAVRSLFASFEVAGELVGSQMGFSIVQLFDPVMSHNVPLIGQLHTVLASLIFLSLNAHVLVVHAIGESFRLIPPFGARLSETMGDEVVRLFEGGFLVALKLAAPVLVVTLVVNLVLALLGRTVPQLNVFVLSFPLTILCGLFVLGLALPAIASLCETEFLKLHESILDLMRAMGHG
- the fliQ gene encoding flagellar biosynthesis protein FliQ, with product MTPDMVVEIGRGAVETTLLVAAPMLGMSLVIGLLVSLFQALTQINEATLSFVPKILGVFLATMLFFPWMIRVLTGFMTHLLITIPQYAR